The Chitinophaga caeni genome segment ATAAATTACTCGTGAGATCAAAAAGTAACGTTCAGGGAGAAATTATACGAAGCCGATGGTCGCAGTTTCAAATTCGAACTGGATGGCGGAAAATCGGGATCCCAATGCAATTCATTCTTCGTCCAAATCATTCCCAGGTTTCTTCCCGCGGCTGATAATGATATTCCTTTAACCGGTATCCTTGTGAACAGATTTCCAGGCAAATCGTAAGTCAATGAAATTTCTCGTAAGCGGATGTGATCACCGCTCAAGTAATTCATATCAGCATTCACATACCGAATCAATCCCGTTGTACCGTTGCCCACCAAACCCGGCACATCTGTAAAAGCCTCATCGCCTGGTTTGCGCCAACGATCCGCGAGTAGGTTATTGTAATCGTATGTTGTAAATCCATACCTGCCAGGATAATGCGAAGGCACATCTTTCCTAAACACGTAACCGAATTTATATGTGGCTAAGAAATATAAGGACAAGCCCTTATAACGGAATGTTTGGCTAAGGCTACCGAAGTACCTCGGGGACCTGTTGCCTACGTACTTCAAGTCATCAATGGAAGTTGGCGACTGGTAAATATTCAATGTATCCCCTTTCGCTCCGCGGATCAACGGGCTGCCATTAGCATCGAGACCCAGGTAACGGAATGCCATTACGTAATCGGAAGAATAACCCTTGATAGGTCCGGCAAAACCGGCTGATTGTAACAAGGTACTTGTAATATTAAACCTTGAATCTGTAACCTCGTTCTTATTATAAGAGAATACCATGCGCGTATTCCAACTAAAATCCTTGGAACGGATAATTTGATAATCGAGCGATAAATCCACCCCTTGTCCTGAAAGGGTCGCGGTATTCCTCGTGATCTGGTTAAAACCTAAAGTATTGTCTACCGGGAAGGAAGCGAATAGATCCTTTCCTTTCTTATAATACAATTCCGCAGAACCATTTAACCGGTGATTGAATAAACCGAAATCTATACCGAAATTATAAATACCGGTTTGCTCCCAACGCAAGGAAGGATTCGCCGGGAATAATATGCCGGCATAGGGATCATACGGCGGGCTGTAAGCATCGTTAACAAGATAAATCTGGTCATATGGCAATGCCGATAAACTGATATTACCATTAATACCGTAAGTTACCCTGGCTGTTAAGCTGCTCAACCAATCAACATTCTCAAGGAAATGTTCCTTGTTTGCAGCCCAAGCAAAGCCGGTGGACCAGAAAGGCTTAGCACGGAATTTTTTATCCAGGCCAAAGTTGTTATAATCATCGTAACGGGCGCTACCGGACAATGTATATTTACCTTGGTAGGTATAAGAGAAATTACCGAAATAAGATAAATAACGCTTGCGGACATCCGTATAACTAGCATTATAATTTAAGTTCCTATAATATCCATCCACCGAAATGAAAGGCGTAGAATAATCGACCGGTTGACTCAGTTGCCGCTCCTTATTATAACCGTAGAGAGAATTTCCTTTACCCATCTCGATGGTTTGGCGCACCTCCATACCGGCAATAGCATTCACCTGGTGTACACCTTTAAAATTACGGTCGAAGTTCAATTGTTCGCGGAAGCTGTAATTATTTTTATTGTATTCCATGTAGTTCACGATCGCCCCTTTGGGTATGCCGTAAACCAGCTCTCCATTTGCATCGATAGAAGTCGCGGAATTAACCAGGTTCCTAGCGTAATAACTTTTCTCATCGTATAAAGCTTCGGAAGTGGAAGTCCCCCTTTCAATCATGTACCGCGTATTCAAGGAAAGTCCTTTATAAATAGGAATGTTTAAAGCGAAATTGGCAGCATAATTACTTTCGTTGACACCTGTATTGTTTAATTCAAGTTCATCCAGGTAATTCAGCTTCCAGGGAAGATATCCTTGCGCCTCTAAGCCGTCCAGGCGACCACCGTAGTAAGCTTTTGAATAATAAACACGGTTACCGTTCTCATCAACGATCTGGTCGTAAGGCATAAAAGGCGATCCTGAAGCCGCATACACACCGTAACCGTAATTACCGTTCTTGACACGGAACCAGTTGCCCCTTAAATTAGCAGATAAGGTAATGTTCTTAAAGAATTTAAAATCTTGATTAATGGAAAGCGTCATCCTTTCACCGAAGTTCCCTTTAACAGCTGTATTTTCCCTGTCATAGGCGCCTGAAATAAAATAAGTATGCCTATCTGTACCGCCACTTACATTAATATCATAGTGTTGTGTTGTAGCTTCTTGTAACAGGTAATCCTTAACCTGCTGGCGGGAGTCGCGGCCCCTTAACACGTCCAGGGCGCTATCGAGTTGTGTTTGTGAAATTTCATTCCTTTTAAACTTAAACATCCAATCCACCGCTTGGCTTACAGGTAGTTGCTGTGCGGGGGAGAGCGTTGTAGGATCGTATATCATGCCCTTATCAACCAATTCCTGCTCATAATCGATCATCTGCGAAGCATTCATCAAGGGGAGTGAATTGAGCCTAGGCTTACCATTGGAACCGAATCCGGCAGTAAAAGAAATCCTCGGGGTAGCATCATTAGTTTTACCTTTCTTGGTAGTAATGACGATTACGCCCGCGGATGCCCTTGCACCCCAAATAGAGGCCGCCGCAGCATCTTTCAGAAAGGTGATCTGCTCCACATCAGCCGGATTTATCGTGCGTATATCGAGCTCCGTAGGAAACCCGTCGATAACCAGTAATGGCTTTTTATTAACATCGCCATTTAAGGTCGTCGCTCCCCTGATCGTAATATTATAACTGGTAACGCCGGCGCCATCACCATTTAAATTTCCGTAAACAAAACTGTTATCAGATTCGGTAAGGTTTAATTGCACCCCGGCAACTTGTCCTTCCAAGCGATTTAAAACATTCGGCACGGGAATTTTCTCTAATTGCTTGGCAGTTACAACGCCGAAAGAACCGGTGGCCCTTTCCTTCGGTAAGTTCACGTAACCGGTAGACACTACTTCAACTTGTTTCAATGAGCCTACGCGATCATTAAGTTCCACCTTCAAAACCTTGCTGGTTCCCAGCATCACATTCCTACGTTCATACCCGATACTCGAAAATATCAACATGGTTTCATTACCCGGTAGTTCTATAAAAAACTCGCCGTTATCATTAGTAAATGCCATCTTTTGAGATTGAAGCCCGACGATAGAAACACCGGGAATACCTTGCTGATCGCTATTCACTACCTTTCCTTCCAGCTTTCTTTTGCCTGCTGAGGCAGGAGTAGAAGTATTTTGATCCTTCTCTTCCTGCGCTTCCTTGGGCAATTTTTTGATTAATACATTCTGGCCTTTTATCGTATAGGTCAAATGAGTCCCATTCAATAATTGATCCATCACTGTATTCAAAGATTCATCTTTACATTGGTAGGTCACCGGTTTCAGCCCATCCAAATCCTTGGACTGGTAACCGATAAACTTACCGGATTGCAACTGCACCTGCCTCAAAGCTTCCTTCATGGGCACTTGCGACAAATGCAACGTAATCTTGGCTTCTTTCTGCTGGCCAAATACAGCGGCATAGTGTAGGCATAACAATGCCAGTAGCACCGATACAAATTTTCTTGTCATCTTGTACTTTAAAATTGG includes the following:
- a CDS encoding SusC/RagA family TonB-linked outer membrane protein, with translation MTRKFVSVLLALLCLHYAAVFGQQKEAKITLHLSQVPMKEALRQVQLQSGKFIGYQSKDLDGLKPVTYQCKDESLNTVMDQLLNGTHLTYTIKGQNVLIKKLPKEAQEEKDQNTSTPASAGKRKLEGKVVNSDQQGIPGVSIVGLQSQKMAFTNDNGEFFIELPGNETMLIFSSIGYERRNVMLGTSKVLKVELNDRVGSLKQVEVVSTGYVNLPKERATGSFGVVTAKQLEKIPVPNVLNRLEGQVAGVQLNLTESDNSFVYGNLNGDGAGVTSYNITIRGATTLNGDVNKKPLLVIDGFPTELDIRTINPADVEQITFLKDAAAASIWGARASAGVIVITTKKGKTNDATPRISFTAGFGSNGKPRLNSLPLMNASQMIDYEQELVDKGMIYDPTTLSPAQQLPVSQAVDWMFKFKRNEISQTQLDSALDVLRGRDSRQQVKDYLLQEATTQHYDINVSGGTDRHTYFISGAYDRENTAVKGNFGERMTLSINQDFKFFKNITLSANLRGNWFRVKNGNYGYGVYAASGSPFMPYDQIVDENGNRVYYSKAYYGGRLDGLEAQGYLPWKLNYLDELELNNTGVNESNYAANFALNIPIYKGLSLNTRYMIERGTSTSEALYDEKSYYARNLVNSATSIDANGELVYGIPKGAIVNYMEYNKNNYSFREQLNFDRNFKGVHQVNAIAGMEVRQTIEMGKGNSLYGYNKERQLSQPVDYSTPFISVDGYYRNLNYNASYTDVRKRYLSYFGNFSYTYQGKYTLSGSARYDDYNNFGLDKKFRAKPFWSTGFAWAANKEHFLENVDWLSSLTARVTYGINGNISLSALPYDQIYLVNDAYSPPYDPYAGILFPANPSLRWEQTGIYNFGIDFGLFNHRLNGSAELYYKKGKDLFASFPVDNTLGFNQITRNTATLSGQGVDLSLDYQIIRSKDFSWNTRMVFSYNKNEVTDSRFNITSTLLQSAGFAGPIKGYSSDYVMAFRYLGLDANGSPLIRGAKGDTLNIYQSPTSIDDLKYVGNRSPRYFGSLSQTFRYKGLSLYFLATYKFGYVFRKDVPSHYPGRYGFTTYDYNNLLADRWRKPGDEAFTDVPGLVGNGTTGLIRYVNADMNYLSGDHIRLREISLTYDLPGNLFTRIPVKGISLSAAGRNLGMIWTKNELHWDPDFPPSSSNLKLRPSASYNFSLNVTF